The following are encoded in a window of Sutcliffiella horikoshii genomic DNA:
- a CDS encoding conserved virulence factor C family protein, whose product MNIQSIEPTPSPNTMKVILSEELPAGSRNNYTKDNSDQAPEIIQDILGIEGVKGVYHVADFLAVERNARFDWKAILSEVRAAFGETDDNQDTEDQRSLEGFGEVKVFVQMFQGIPMQVKLTDGDQEKRVGLPERFMKAILSAQEKQDNVVLEREWKEHGVRYGDLEAVGIEIVEELSATFTDERLEKMLKQEDNTDKLNTIKSKERYKVTLEMLDEPDWSKRFAALDQMDPKPDDIPVLAKALEDEKGSIRRLATVYFGMLEESDILLYLSKALKDKSVTVRRTAGDCMSDLGDKAAMPAMIEALKDKNKLVRWRAAMFLYEVGDESALPALREAENDPEFEVSMQVKMAIQRIEGGEEAKGSVWKQMTERNN is encoded by the coding sequence TTGAATATACAATCCATTGAACCAACTCCAAGTCCTAACACAATGAAAGTTATACTTAGTGAGGAACTTCCGGCCGGTTCAAGAAACAATTATACTAAAGACAATAGTGACCAAGCGCCCGAAATTATCCAGGATATACTGGGAATAGAAGGTGTTAAAGGTGTTTATCATGTAGCGGATTTTCTTGCTGTAGAAAGAAATGCCCGCTTTGATTGGAAAGCGATACTTTCAGAAGTAAGGGCTGCTTTTGGAGAAACAGATGACAATCAAGACACAGAAGATCAAAGATCACTAGAAGGTTTTGGCGAAGTGAAAGTTTTTGTTCAAATGTTTCAAGGAATTCCAATGCAAGTAAAACTTACGGACGGGGATCAGGAAAAACGTGTCGGTTTACCCGAAAGGTTCATGAAAGCTATTCTTTCCGCACAAGAAAAGCAAGATAATGTGGTGCTTGAACGAGAATGGAAAGAACATGGTGTCCGCTATGGGGATCTTGAGGCGGTTGGAATAGAGATAGTGGAAGAGCTTTCTGCCACATTCACGGACGAACGTTTGGAAAAAATGTTAAAACAAGAAGACAATACGGATAAATTGAATACAATAAAATCGAAAGAGCGTTATAAAGTTACATTGGAAATGCTAGATGAACCTGATTGGTCTAAACGCTTTGCTGCACTTGATCAAATGGATCCAAAACCAGACGACATCCCGGTACTGGCAAAAGCACTAGAAGACGAAAAGGGCTCTATACGCAGGTTGGCAACTGTATATTTTGGAATGCTTGAAGAATCTGATATACTACTTTACTTGTCAAAAGCGTTGAAAGACAAGTCGGTAACAGTTAGAAGAACAGCTGGAGACTGTATGTCAGACCTTGGTGATAAAGCAGCCATGCCAGCCATGATAGAAGCCTTGAAAGATAAAAACAAATTAGTTCGTTGGAGAGCGGCCATGTTTCTTTACGAAGTTGGAGACGAATCTGCGCTTCCTGCACTACGAGAAGCAGAAAACGACCCAGAATTTGAAGTGAGCATGCAAGTGAAAATGGCCATCCAACGGATAGAAGGCGGAGAAGAAGCAAAAGGCTCCGTCTGGAAACAAATGACCGAAAGAAACAACTAG
- a CDS encoding DegV family protein: protein MEKIAWVTDSTAYLDGMLTNHPDVYSIPMVVYFEEEEFLDGVTLSLEDFYTKLEASNTPPKTSQPSVGAFVELYNKLAESYDRIISVHLSSHLSGTVSSSTQAGELVDIPVHTIDSRVISFPLSAMVKKGIEAQETGKTHEEIVEYLNDLATKCDIYVLIGSLEQLHRSGRMSGVQKLLGSLLQIKPIIQIKDGKLDVAEKVRTQKKALSKIVDFLDEAHGRSTITELFVLHGTNTEEADALVDNLRGKYPDIPINRFPLSTAIAVHAGVNTIGISWYNE, encoded by the coding sequence ATGGAGAAAATAGCATGGGTTACAGATAGCACGGCTTATTTGGACGGGATGTTGACGAATCATCCCGATGTTTACAGCATTCCGATGGTGGTCTACTTTGAAGAAGAGGAATTTCTTGATGGTGTGACTCTATCTTTAGAGGACTTTTATACAAAACTTGAGGCGAGTAACACTCCACCCAAGACATCACAACCTTCTGTAGGTGCATTTGTTGAGTTGTACAATAAATTGGCAGAATCATACGACCGTATCATTTCCGTGCATTTATCCAGTCATCTGAGCGGAACCGTGTCATCTAGTACACAGGCAGGGGAGCTTGTGGATATTCCCGTTCATACCATAGATTCAAGAGTCATCTCCTTTCCATTATCTGCAATGGTAAAGAAGGGAATTGAGGCGCAAGAAACAGGGAAAACACATGAAGAGATTGTAGAGTATTTAAATGACTTAGCCACTAAATGTGATATATACGTTTTGATAGGCAGTTTAGAACAATTGCATCGAAGCGGCCGAATGTCAGGTGTTCAAAAACTATTAGGAAGCCTGCTTCAAATAAAACCGATCATCCAAATTAAAGATGGAAAATTAGATGTTGCGGAAAAAGTCCGCACACAGAAAAAAGCGCTGTCAAAAATAGTGGATTTTTTAGACGAAGCACATGGCAGATCAACTATCACAGAACTGTTTGTCCTTCATGGAACAAATACTGAGGAAGCGGATGCACTAGTGGACAACCTGAGAGGAAAATATCCTGATATTCCAATCAATCGTTTTCCGTTATCTACGGCCATCGCTGTACACGCTGGGGTTAATACAATCGGAATTTCCTGGTATAACGAATAA
- a CDS encoding DUF3934 family protein encodes MSSSKSKGGGTGRGTGKKGWSRWQKAANKAKSNKPYKSKGSKSKGNSESE; translated from the coding sequence ATGAGTAGTAGTAAGAGCAAGGGCGGAGGAACTGGCCGCGGAACAGGCAAGAAGGGCTGGAGCCGCTGGCAAAAAGCAGCTAACAAAGCCAAAAGCAACAAACCTTACAAGAGTAAAGGTTCAAAATCAAAAGGAAATAGTGAATCGGAATAA
- a CDS encoding BrxA/BrxB family bacilliredoxin, translating to MSMAYEEYMKQIVKPMRDELTRAGFQELTTSDEVEEYFNKAEGTTLVVVNSVCGCAAGLARPAATQSIIQADKTPDHLITVFAGQDKEATSKMREIFGDIPPSSPSMALLKGNEVVHFIHRHDIESNTMENIMTNLQGAFHQYC from the coding sequence ATGTCTATGGCATATGAAGAATATATGAAACAAATAGTTAAACCTATGAGAGATGAACTAACAAGAGCAGGATTCCAAGAACTGACTACAAGCGATGAAGTTGAAGAATACTTCAATAAAGCAGAAGGAACAACACTTGTAGTGGTAAACTCCGTTTGCGGATGTGCAGCAGGATTAGCTCGCCCGGCAGCAACACAATCCATTATCCAAGCCGACAAAACACCAGATCACCTAATAACGGTTTTCGCTGGCCAAGATAAAGAAGCTACTTCCAAAATGAGGGAGATATTTGGTGACATTCCACCTTCTTCACCGTCCATGGCATTGTTAAAAGGGAATGAAGTCGTACATTTCATCCATCGTCATGATATTGAATCAAACACGATGGAAAATATCATGACCAACCTTCAAGGAGCTTTTCATCAATATTGTTAA
- a CDS encoding formate--tetrahydrofolate ligase encodes MKHTKTAVQSDIEIAQQASMKKIMDIASLLDIEEDEIELYGKYKAKLSLDITKRLHNKQNGKVILVTAINPTPAGEGKSTVTVGLGQALNKLGKKTIIAMREPSLGPTMGMKGGATGGGYSQVLPMEDINLHFTGDIHAITTANNALAAMIDNHIHQGNDLKIDTRRITWKRVLDLNDRALRKVVIGMGGPTQGVPREDGFDITVASEIMAVFCLAKDVADLKERLARIVIGYDLEKKPVTVKDLKVEGALTLLLKDACMPNLVQTMEHTPAIIHGGPFANVAHGCNSVIATQMAAKLGDYVVTEAGFGADLGAEKFLHIKTPALGFNPEAVVIVATIRAIKMHGGMSKDQLKEENLEALSIGIENVKKHVETVEKFGLPYVIALNEFITDTAAEIDFVKNWCQKNDIPMALTQVWEQGGDGGLELAQTVLAQMETKKPAFTPLYLSEDTLEKKLEAIVTNVYGGTGVELLPAAQKQLQQIVGEGWGHLPVCMAKTQYSLTDDAKKLGRPENFTVTIRELKPSVGAGFIVALTGNIMTMPGLPKEPAALKMDVDEQGKAVGLF; translated from the coding sequence ATGAAGCATACCAAGACAGCAGTGCAAAGCGATATTGAAATCGCCCAGCAGGCTTCTATGAAAAAGATTATGGACATTGCGAGTCTGCTTGATATTGAAGAAGATGAAATAGAGCTTTATGGTAAGTACAAAGCAAAGCTCTCCCTGGACATTACAAAGCGTTTACATAATAAACAAAATGGTAAGGTAATTTTAGTTACGGCCATAAATCCCACCCCGGCTGGAGAAGGAAAATCTACAGTAACAGTGGGACTTGGACAGGCACTTAACAAGCTAGGAAAGAAGACAATAATCGCAATGCGCGAACCTTCTCTTGGACCGACGATGGGAATGAAGGGGGGAGCAACTGGGGGAGGATACTCCCAGGTGTTACCGATGGAAGATATCAATCTTCACTTCACAGGGGATATTCATGCGATTACGACGGCAAATAATGCGCTAGCTGCGATGATTGATAACCACATACATCAAGGAAATGACCTGAAAATTGATACAAGAAGAATTACTTGGAAAAGGGTCCTTGATCTTAATGACCGTGCGCTGAGAAAAGTAGTCATCGGTATGGGAGGGCCAACACAAGGGGTTCCTAGAGAAGATGGCTTTGATATTACAGTTGCTTCTGAAATTATGGCCGTATTCTGTTTGGCTAAAGATGTGGCTGATTTAAAAGAAAGACTTGCTAGAATTGTCATCGGATACGACTTGGAAAAGAAGCCAGTGACGGTAAAAGATTTAAAAGTAGAAGGTGCCTTAACGTTACTTCTTAAAGACGCTTGCATGCCAAACCTTGTCCAAACGATGGAACATACGCCCGCCATCATTCATGGAGGTCCTTTTGCCAACGTAGCTCATGGATGTAACAGTGTAATTGCAACACAAATGGCAGCAAAACTTGGGGATTACGTAGTCACAGAAGCAGGGTTCGGAGCAGATCTTGGCGCGGAAAAATTCCTGCATATTAAAACGCCTGCACTTGGCTTCAATCCCGAGGCAGTAGTGATTGTAGCTACAATCCGTGCAATTAAGATGCATGGCGGCATGTCAAAAGATCAATTAAAAGAAGAGAATCTTGAAGCACTGAGTATAGGGATTGAGAATGTAAAAAAACATGTGGAAACGGTAGAAAAGTTCGGCCTGCCATATGTGATAGCCCTTAATGAATTTATTACAGATACTGCTGCTGAAATAGATTTTGTGAAAAACTGGTGTCAAAAAAATGATATTCCTATGGCTCTTACCCAAGTATGGGAACAGGGTGGAGATGGAGGGCTAGAGTTAGCGCAAACAGTCCTCGCACAAATGGAGACTAAAAAGCCTGCCTTTACCCCGCTCTATCTATCAGAGGATACACTTGAAAAAAAGCTTGAGGCAATTGTCACAAATGTATACGGCGGGACAGGTGTGGAGTTGTTGCCAGCGGCCCAAAAACAACTTCAGCAAATAGTTGGAGAAGGATGGGGTCACTTGCCGGTTTGTATGGCAAAAACTCAATACTCTCTAACTGATGACGCCAAAAAATTAGGAAGACCAGAGAACTTCACCGTTACTATTAGAGAGCTGAAGCCTTCTGTTGGGGCAGGTTTCATTGTTGCTTTAACAGGGAACATCATGACGATGCCTGGACTTCCGAAAGAACCGGCAGCATTGAAGATGGATGTTGATGAACAAGGTAAAGCGGTAGGTTTGTTCTAA
- a CDS encoding class I SAM-dependent methyltransferase, giving the protein MIVTTAGRTSEEMIQTAKHISQDLRCFYIGRNKKSIPTLFKEYNQDVLVIGKNRYEWYPLNITEPIFFHPNTAGFRVKRWLQGEIEPFLEATELQDGMSFLDCTLGLASDSIMASLATGEQGKVWGIEGSKVLAYLVDRGLAAWESENSTIDEAMRRIKVLQGKHQDLLSTLQDNSFDVVYFDPMFDIEIQESNGIAPLRNIAVKETLNKQTLHEALRVAKKRVVLKDHWQSEKFAQYGFTVLKRKTAKFHFGFLEC; this is encoded by the coding sequence ATGATCGTAACCACTGCGGGGAGAACCAGTGAAGAAATGATTCAAACTGCAAAGCATATTTCACAAGACCTACGATGTTTCTACATAGGTAGAAATAAAAAATCAATCCCTACCTTATTCAAGGAATATAATCAAGATGTCTTAGTTATAGGGAAAAATCGTTATGAATGGTATCCCTTGAATATAACAGAACCTATATTTTTTCATCCAAATACAGCTGGCTTTCGAGTTAAAAGGTGGCTTCAAGGAGAAATAGAGCCGTTTTTAGAAGCAACAGAGTTACAGGACGGAATGAGTTTTCTTGATTGCACACTTGGCCTCGCATCAGACAGTATCATGGCAAGCTTGGCAACAGGTGAACAAGGAAAAGTGTGGGGGATAGAAGGGAGTAAGGTTCTTGCTTATCTAGTAGATAGAGGGCTCGCTGCTTGGGAATCAGAAAATAGTACGATAGATGAGGCAATGAGACGCATTAAAGTCTTACAAGGTAAACATCAAGACCTTTTATCAACACTGCAAGATAACAGCTTCGATGTTGTATATTTTGACCCCATGTTTGATATCGAGATCCAGGAATCTAATGGAATAGCACCCTTAAGAAACATTGCAGTAAAAGAGACTTTAAACAAACAAACGCTGCATGAAGCATTAAGGGTTGCCAAAAAGAGAGTAGTATTGAAAGACCACTGGCAAAGCGAAAAGTTTGCACAATATGGATTTACCGTCTTAAAAAGAAAAACTGCTAAATTCCACTTTGGCTTTCTAGAGTGTTAG
- a CDS encoding diglucosyl diacylglycerol synthase: protein MRKKGVKVIILTASYGNGHLQVANSLYQECVNSGLTNVKICNLYAESHPFISEVTEKLYTKSFTYGKQFYKLFYYGTDIIQNKKMLRWYYQYGFKRLTSLIQAEQPDILINTFPINAVPEFRRRTGIVIPTFNIITDYCLHSLWLHDDIDKYYVASDELKAKIHSRGVPLSKVMVSGIPIRPAFSESYDKSALYEKYKISPEKDLILLFAGAHGVLKNMKEICETLLLTTDHQLAVVCGKNFSLRNELAHLNNRYDDRFHCFGYIERIDELYRLANVMVTKPGGITLTEATATGTPLILYKPVPGQEKENALFFSQKGAALIAKNQDDLFLSIESLLEDKQKQSSLQSSIEKLNLPASQEVIMNDILNESDKISRINSSHTISSQKKKLGS from the coding sequence ATGAGGAAAAAAGGGGTAAAAGTCATTATATTAACTGCTTCTTATGGAAACGGCCATCTACAGGTAGCTAATTCTCTCTATCAAGAATGTGTAAACAGTGGCCTAACGAATGTCAAAATATGCAATCTTTATGCAGAGTCACATCCGTTCATCTCAGAAGTTACGGAAAAGCTATATACAAAAAGTTTTACGTATGGGAAGCAATTCTATAAGCTTTTTTATTACGGAACAGATATCATTCAAAATAAAAAGATGCTTCGTTGGTATTACCAGTACGGATTTAAACGACTCACTTCCCTAATCCAAGCAGAACAACCGGATATATTAATAAATACCTTTCCCATTAACGCCGTACCTGAGTTCCGTCGTCGGACAGGAATAGTCATCCCCACCTTTAATATCATTACTGATTATTGCCTACACAGTCTTTGGCTCCATGACGATATTGATAAATATTATGTTGCCAGCGATGAATTGAAAGCAAAGATTCACTCACGAGGGGTCCCTTTATCCAAAGTTATGGTGAGCGGCATCCCCATCCGTCCCGCCTTTTCTGAATCATATGATAAAAGTGCTCTTTATGAAAAGTATAAAATAAGCCCTGAGAAAGACTTAATCCTCCTTTTTGCAGGAGCACATGGTGTGCTGAAGAATATGAAGGAAATTTGTGAAACACTTTTGCTAACCACCGACCATCAATTGGCGGTAGTATGTGGCAAGAACTTTTCATTAAGAAACGAGTTGGCACATTTAAATAATAGGTACGATGATAGGTTCCATTGCTTCGGATATATAGAGAGAATTGATGAGTTGTACAGGCTTGCAAATGTTATGGTTACGAAACCTGGAGGCATTACCCTCACTGAGGCTACCGCCACCGGAACCCCTCTCATTCTTTATAAGCCTGTTCCCGGTCAGGAAAAGGAAAATGCACTATTTTTCTCACAAAAAGGAGCAGCCCTGATAGCTAAAAATCAAGATGATTTGTTTCTTAGCATTGAATCTTTACTTGAAGACAAACAGAAACAGTCCTCTCTCCAGTCATCAATAGAAAAACTGAATCTACCAGCATCTCAAGAGGTGATTATGAACGATATTCTCAATGAGAGCGATAAAATATCGAGGATTAATTCTTCCCATACTATTAGTTCACAGAAAAAAAAGCTTGGAAGCTGA
- a CDS encoding glutathione peroxidase, with product MDRANTLSHNEKKNEVNALTTIYDFSAPDIKGNEVPLSDYKDYVLLIVNTASKCGFTPQFEELEELYKEYKDKKFMVLGFPCNQFGNQEPGKEADINEFCQLNYGVSFPMFSKVDVNGDDAHPLFDYLKENAKGLLGSKAVKWNFTKFLVDRDGNVVERFASATSPSKMKNDIEKLL from the coding sequence ATGGACAGAGCAAACACCTTGAGCCATAATGAAAAGAAAAATGAGGTGAATGCATTGACAACAATCTATGATTTTTCTGCACCAGATATTAAAGGAAATGAAGTACCACTCTCAGATTATAAGGATTATGTTCTTTTGATTGTTAATACAGCGAGCAAATGTGGTTTCACACCACAATTTGAAGAATTAGAAGAGCTGTATAAAGAATACAAGGACAAAAAGTTTATGGTACTGGGCTTTCCGTGTAACCAGTTTGGTAACCAAGAGCCTGGAAAAGAAGCAGACATAAACGAATTTTGTCAGTTGAATTATGGTGTCTCATTCCCAATGTTTTCTAAGGTGGATGTGAATGGGGACGATGCTCACCCGCTATTTGATTATTTAAAAGAAAATGCAAAGGGATTATTAGGATCAAAAGCAGTAAAATGGAATTTCACAAAATTCTTGGTAGACAGAGACGGAAATGTAGTGGAGCGCTTTGCATCGGCAACTTCTCCATCAAAAATGAAAAATGATATTGAAAAATTACTATAA
- a CDS encoding ABC-F family ATP-binding cassette domain-containing protein — translation MKMLIGEDLSKTYVEKVLLGNTSFSIQEKERVGLIGVNGTGKSTLLKIIAGQETPDAGTITTSNDYTIGFLSQQPELNDSFSVMEQIFSKDSNTNNVIRQYEKCLMQIQADPLNEKLQDQLAKLQSQMDQLQAWDASSNAKAILNKLGITDTNQQISNLSGGQKKRVALSQTLVEAADLLILDEPTNHLDFEAIEWLEDYLSKYQGAVLLVTHDRYFLDKVTNKIFELHNGTIYTYTGNYGDYLEAKAIRQEEELKVEAKQKSLYRQELEWMRKGAKARTTKQKARIKRFEDLDEKVSSSSSTGELELLTGSARLGKKVMEIEDVSLQFGSKVILKNVDLLIKQKDRVGIVGPNGVGKSTLLNIFAQKIAPDQGKVDVGLTVKLGYYTQEQQEMNLEQRMIEYIKEEAEVIKGEDGQHISASQLLERFLFAPHSHGTPIRKLSGGERKRLYLLRILMSQPNVLLLDEPTNDLDTETLTILEGYLEEFPGVVITVSHDRYFLDKVVEELFILEGDGNVKRIFGEYSDYVHEQQLKRKEQKQLEQARKETQTVTRQKQKNLKLSYQEQKDWETIEERIMELEEKLETIETEIASAGSDYEKVSKWLAEQDQTNQLLEAAMNRWEELSEKVEKIKEQS, via the coding sequence ATGAAAATGTTGATTGGGGAAGATTTATCAAAAACATATGTGGAAAAAGTACTGCTTGGCAACACTTCTTTCAGTATCCAAGAAAAAGAAAGAGTCGGTCTCATAGGTGTAAATGGTACAGGGAAATCCACCTTATTAAAGATCATCGCCGGACAAGAAACTCCTGATGCTGGTACCATCACCACTTCCAATGACTATACAATTGGGTTTCTGTCACAACAGCCTGAATTGAATGATTCTTTTTCTGTGATGGAACAAATCTTTAGCAAAGACTCGAACACAAACAATGTTATTAGACAATATGAGAAGTGTTTAATGCAAATTCAAGCAGACCCTTTGAATGAAAAACTTCAGGATCAACTTGCTAAGCTACAGTCACAAATGGACCAGCTCCAAGCATGGGATGCAAGCTCAAATGCCAAGGCCATTCTCAATAAACTCGGTATTACGGATACTAACCAACAAATTTCCAACCTTTCAGGCGGGCAAAAAAAACGTGTAGCCCTATCTCAGACATTGGTGGAAGCTGCTGATCTATTAATTTTGGATGAGCCTACCAACCACCTGGACTTTGAGGCGATCGAGTGGCTGGAAGATTACTTGAGTAAATACCAAGGAGCGGTACTTCTTGTAACGCATGATCGTTATTTTCTTGATAAGGTAACAAACAAAATATTTGAGCTGCATAATGGAACCATTTACACATATACCGGAAACTATGGAGATTACCTGGAAGCAAAAGCGATTAGGCAGGAAGAGGAGCTTAAAGTGGAAGCGAAACAGAAGAGCCTTTATCGTCAAGAGTTGGAATGGATGCGTAAAGGAGCAAAAGCCAGAACGACGAAACAAAAAGCAAGAATCAAGCGTTTTGAGGACCTGGATGAGAAAGTATCCTCTTCTTCTTCAACAGGTGAATTAGAACTTCTGACAGGCTCTGCAAGACTCGGAAAAAAAGTAATGGAAATAGAAGATGTTTCCCTTCAATTTGGTAGCAAGGTTATCCTTAAAAATGTTGACTTACTGATAAAGCAGAAAGACAGAGTGGGAATTGTTGGGCCAAATGGGGTGGGGAAATCTACCCTTTTAAATATCTTTGCTCAAAAAATCGCACCTGACCAAGGGAAAGTGGATGTTGGATTGACGGTTAAACTCGGTTACTACACCCAAGAGCAACAAGAAATGAATCTTGAACAAAGAATGATAGAATATATAAAAGAAGAAGCGGAAGTCATTAAAGGCGAAGACGGGCAGCACATCAGTGCTTCACAGTTACTGGAGCGTTTTCTTTTTGCTCCGCACTCCCATGGGACTCCGATTCGGAAACTTTCAGGCGGCGAAAGAAAAAGGTTATACTTATTGAGAATACTCATGTCTCAGCCTAATGTATTGTTGCTTGATGAACCGACCAATGATTTGGATACAGAGACATTAACCATTTTAGAGGGTTATTTAGAAGAATTCCCTGGTGTTGTGATAACAGTTTCCCATGATCGCTATTTCTTAGATAAAGTCGTTGAAGAACTGTTTATTCTTGAAGGTGACGGTAACGTTAAAAGAATTTTCGGTGAGTACTCTGACTATGTTCATGAGCAACAACTAAAACGTAAAGAACAAAAACAGTTAGAGCAAGCAAGAAAAGAAACACAAACTGTAACGCGTCAAAAACAAAAAAACTTGAAATTGTCCTACCAAGAACAAAAAGACTGGGAGACTATTGAAGAACGTATTATGGAGCTTGAGGAAAAACTTGAAACCATTGAGACAGAAATTGCATCCGCAGGAAGCGATTATGAAAAGGTCAGCAAGTGGCTTGCAGAGCAAGACCAAACCAACCAACTGTTGGAAGCGGCCATGAACAGATGGGAAGAGCTATCTGAAAAAGTCGAAAAAATTAAAGAGCAATCATAA
- a CDS encoding HD domain-containing protein encodes MIHKVEEYVESIFNNDSTGHDWFHIQRVRRLALHIGEKEKANLLMVEIIALLHDVLDDKITANIDKAKEEIAALLTELPLTKLHIDEILYTIENIGFKGGNGVVLDSLEGKIVQDADRLDALGAIGAARTFMYSGAKGQAMYDPQIEARSSMTYEQYRGEKSTAINHFYEKLFLLQDTLQTEEAKKIASERYEFMQKFVDQFMKEWNEI; translated from the coding sequence GTGATACATAAAGTAGAAGAATACGTAGAATCGATATTCAACAACGACAGTACAGGTCATGACTGGTTTCATATCCAAAGAGTCCGAAGACTTGCCTTACATATCGGCGAAAAAGAGAAAGCAAATCTTCTAATGGTAGAGATCATTGCACTATTGCATGATGTACTAGATGACAAAATAACAGCAAATATAGACAAAGCAAAAGAAGAAATAGCTGCACTCTTGACTGAACTGCCATTAACAAAATTACATATAGATGAAATTCTTTATACAATAGAAAACATTGGCTTCAAAGGGGGAAATGGAGTAGTCCTGGACTCACTCGAGGGGAAAATTGTACAAGATGCCGACAGACTTGATGCATTAGGTGCCATCGGGGCGGCCAGGACATTTATGTACTCCGGTGCAAAAGGGCAAGCGATGTACGATCCTCAAATAGAGGCCAGATCTTCTATGACATATGAACAGTACCGAGGGGAAAAGTCCACGGCTATTAATCACTTCTATGAAAAGTTATTTCTATTACAAGACACACTTCAAACGGAAGAAGCGAAAAAGATAGCCTCGGAACGTTATGAGTTTATGCAGAAATTTGTAGATCAATTTATGAAAGAATGGAATGAGATATAA
- a CDS encoding amidohydrolase family protein, protein MKIIDAHVHFSKINSFQHTADNISRLSYTYDGLLKEWKENNVVGAVAMGVTETEPNAFPDYKSNTPMGLNLANSIPSTMGYCPGINPYKLEEENLQSLEREIQKPNVVGMKIYLGYYPFYAYDKVYSPVYRLAAKYNLPVVFHTGDTYSEKGLLKYSHPLTLDEVAVFNRDVTFVMAHFGDPWVLDGAEVVYKNKNMYADLSGLIVGTNQEINRHKKTRFLQHLLHALDYCDHFEKLMFGTDWPLISVEAYISFIKEIIPKEYHQAVFHDTALKVFPRLQELLSE, encoded by the coding sequence TTGAAGATTATAGATGCCCATGTCCATTTTTCTAAAATAAATAGCTTTCAGCACACCGCGGATAACATATCCCGACTCTCCTATACATACGATGGACTTCTTAAGGAATGGAAAGAAAATAATGTGGTAGGAGCTGTGGCAATGGGGGTCACAGAGACAGAACCAAATGCATTCCCTGATTATAAAAGTAACACACCTATGGGATTAAACTTGGCAAACTCCATTCCTTCAACCATGGGTTATTGTCCCGGGATAAACCCCTATAAGTTGGAGGAGGAAAATTTACAAAGCTTAGAAAGGGAAATTCAGAAGCCAAATGTAGTAGGGATGAAAATATACCTGGGTTACTACCCCTTCTACGCATATGATAAAGTTTATTCCCCGGTATATCGATTGGCTGCCAAATATAATTTACCGGTTGTTTTCCACACAGGAGATACCTATTCAGAAAAAGGACTTTTAAAATATTCTCATCCTTTAACTTTAGACGAGGTAGCAGTGTTTAACAGGGATGTGACGTTTGTGATGGCACATTTCGGGGATCCATGGGTGTTGGATGGGGCTGAAGTCGTCTATAAAAATAAAAATATGTATGCCGATCTTTCCGGCTTAATAGTTGGAACAAATCAGGAAATTAACCGCCACAAGAAAACGAGATTTCTACAACATCTCTTACACGCACTAGATTATTGCGACCATTTTGAAAAGTTGATGTTCGGTACTGATTGGCCACTTATTTCTGTAGAAGCCTATATCTCTTTTATAAAGGAAATCATCCCAAAGGAGTACCATCAAGCGGTTTTCCATGACACTGCCCTAAAGGTATTCCCGCGGTTGCAAGAATTATTATCAGAATAG